From the genome of Nevskiales bacterium:
AGTCCGCATCCACGCGGCGGCCGTTCTTCGGGTTGATCCAGTAACGCACCAGCCCGCCGGCCCAGCTCCGCTCGGCGCGATCCGGCAGCGTCGGCGGCAGCACGCCGTTCAGGACATAGGCCGTGCGGCGCAGGTGGCAATGCTCGGGGTGCCGGGGATCGGGCGCGAGGCCGAGCGGCCAGCAGATCTCGACCTCGCTGACCGAAGCCGGCCGTGGCGCACGGCGCACGGCGGGGTCGGCCGCCACCTGCGGCAGACCGTCCACGATCTCCAGCAGCAGCGGCAGCGCGGTGACCGCGCCGTAGTGGCCGGGCATCGGTGTGCCGTCCGGCCGGCCGAGCCATACGCCGACCGTGTAGCGGTCGGTGACGCCGATCGCCCAGGCGTCGCGGAAGCCGTAGCTGGTGCCGGTCTTCCAGGCCACGCGCCGGCCGGCCCAGTTGACCGACTGGGTCGGCAGGTCCGGCCGCAGGTTCGATTCGAGCATGGCGCGCACGATCCAGGCCGCGCCCGGCGACAGCAGCCGCCGTTCGCGCAGCGGCGCTGCGGGCGTATAGCGCGGCAGGGCGGCCACGCCGTCGCGCGCCAGCGCGCTGTAGGCGCCGACCAACTCCTCCAGCGTAGTCGCGGCGCCGCCGAGAATCAGCGCCAGATTCGGCTTGCCTGCGTAGTGCAGGCGCAGGCCGGCATTGCGCAGGCGCGCAGCGAAGCGCGCTGGCGTCAACCGGTCGAGCAGATCCACCGCCGGCACGTTGAGCGAGCGCTGCAAGGCCTCCGTGGCGCTCACCGGCCCCAGAAAGCCGCCGCTGAAATTGCCCGGCCGGTAGCCGGCGAAGGATTGCGGCGCATCCACCAGCAGGCTCTCGGAATGGATCAGGCCGTCATCCAGCGCAAAGCCGTACAGAAAGGGCTTGAGCGTGGAGCCGGGCGAACGCTGCGCGCGCACCATGTCCACGTGGCCGAAACGGGCCTCGTCCTGGAAATCGGCCGAACCCAGATAGGCGCGCACGGCAAGATCGGCATTCTCGACCACCAGCACCGCGGCCGAACCGCCCTCGGGCAGCTGCGCCAGGCGCTCGGCAAGCCGAGCCTCGATCGCGCTCTGCAAGGCCGGGTGGATTGTCGTTCGCAACACGCCGGCGGCGAGCGCGGGTTCTTTGAGCCGCTGCGCCAGCAGCGGCGCCAGGAGCGGCTGCGGGCGGTACAGGCTCACCACCACTTCCTGCCGCGCCAGCGCCGCGGTTTTCGCGTCCCACACGCCGAAGTGCTGCAGGCGCGCGATCACCTTGTCGCGCGCCGCGCGTGCCCTGTCGGGATGCCGGTCGGGACGCAGGCGCGAGGGCGACTGCGGCAGCACGGCGAGCAGCGCGGCCTCGGCATGCGACAGCTCCTTCGCCGGCTTGCCGAGGTAGGCATAGCTCGCCGCCTGCACGCCCTCGAGCGGGCCGCCGAAGGGCGCAAGGTTCAGGTACAGCGTGAGGATCTCGTCCTTGGATAGATGCGCTTCGAGCTGCAGCGCGCGCAGCATCTGCCACAGCTTGCCGCCGACGCTGCGCGAATGGCGGTCGAGGATGCGCGCCACCTGCATGCTGATCGTCGAGCCGCCGGACACCACCTCGCCGTGTCGCAGCCATTGCCAGCCGGCGCGCGCCAGCGCGAAGGGGTTCACCCCCGGATGGCGGTAGAACCAGCGGTCTTCGTAAGTCAGCAGCGCCTCGAGGTAACGCGGCGACACCTCGGCCAGCGTCACCGGGTAA
Proteins encoded in this window:
- the pbpC gene encoding penicillin-binding protein 1C is translated as MLATALLLVLTALLFDRLFPLPLTQRPFSAVVTAADGTPLRAFADEQGVWRYPVTLAEVSPRYLEALLTYEDRWFYRHPGVNPFALARAGWQWLRHGEVVSGGSTISMQVARILDRHSRSVGGKLWQMLRALQLEAHLSKDEILTLYLNLAPFGGPLEGVQAASYAYLGKPAKELSHAEAALLAVLPQSPSRLRPDRHPDRARAARDKVIARLQHFGVWDAKTAALARQEVVVSLYRPQPLLAPLLAQRLKEPALAAGVLRTTIHPALQSAIEARLAERLAQLPEGGSAAVLVVENADLAVRAYLGSADFQDEARFGHVDMVRAQRSPGSTLKPFLYGFALDDGLIHSESLLVDAPQSFAGYRPGNFSGGFLGPVSATEALQRSLNVPAVDLLDRLTPARFAARLRNAGLRLHYAGKPNLALILGGAATTLEELVGAYSALARDGVAALPRYTPAAPLRERRLLSPGAAWIVRAMLESNLRPDLPTQSVNWAGRRVAWKTGTSYGFRDAWAIGVTDRYTVGVWLGRPDGTPMPGHYGAVTALPLLLEIVDGLPQVAADPAVRRAPRPASVSEVEICWPLGLAPDPRHPEHCHLRRTAYVLNGVLPPTLPDRAERSWAGGLVRYWINPKNGRRVDADCAVPQRVARTLARWPAVVEPWLPRELRRRSSLPPPDPACGRVTAGVPDTLHIAGLPPHSVVRRAGSRRVSAAAPPPALTLSTVGGRGRLYWLVNGELVAQTAPRQGFVHRFEARGAYEITVLDESGAWDRVAVTVVD